Part of the Vitis vinifera cultivar Pinot Noir 40024 chromosome 13, ASM3070453v1 genome is shown below.
tcaaTTTCCTTCTTCCTCCCTCTCGCcctcacctctctctctctctctcccctccctccctccctccctatATGCACACATGTATACTAAAAAcaattagaaattcattctgtTTTGTATTAAtactaaacatatttttctGCTTTATGAAATGCAGATGGGTCCTTACAACAGCAGCAACAGTAGAATAAATTTTGTAACCGTACATAAGATGCATAGTTCACATGTTACTTGGCTTAGTTATTGTGATCAATAGCTTTGCTTGCAGACAGTAGTTGTAATTTGTAAATCCTTTGTTAGAACTTGTAGcctttaaataatgaaaatgggCTCAGTCCCCTTTCTTTTGGTAGTAAATCCAATCATTCACATGATGAATGTTCTCTCTTTCACTATATCAAGGTAGATTCTTTGTGCGTGATATTAGAAATCTGTGAACAGAGAATAAATCTTGGCAATATGCTTATTTTGTTATCTCCAAATCCCCATTTGGGTTTCATCATTTCATCATATCACAAGTTATATAACATATTTCAAGTCTCATCGATACTTGGATTTTGATGAAAGATGTAGAAACACCCACAAACAATTCATGAAAGATGGGACATTTATTAATATAGCCTCTATCTGGGCAGATTAGCTTCTACTGAACTGCATATGGGTGCTCAATGGCAAAGAACTCATTTTCCGGAAACAAGAGCATCAATCTTGTGCTCAAGGTGGGCTTCATGGTCTTCAAGCCGACCTTTGACTCCATCGTTCTCCCAGTAGACTAGTGTTGGAACGCCAGTGAGCTTGAACCTTGAGTCGACTCTCCATGGGTGCTTGCGGTCCCTCCATGTGGGTCTGTCTCCAACATAAGCTCTCAGAAGGGCGATATCATCTGAAGATTCTTCAAGCTTTTTGTAGATCACAGGTTCAGCTCTCACACAGTCTGAGAGGGAAGAAGCCAAAGCCGGTGA
Proteins encoded:
- the LOC100247612 gene encoding thioredoxin-like protein Clot, with product MPLKMVDATVSTFEGVLEKFRSEAPKNKANLILFLADKDPSTSLSWCPDCVRAEPVIYKKLEESSDDIALLRAYVGDRPTWRDRKHPWRVDSRFKLTGVPTLVYWENDGVKGRLEDHEAHLEHKIDALVSGK